Proteins found in one Actinokineospora alba genomic segment:
- a CDS encoding aldehyde dehydrogenase family protein yields MTTRDITDDDDGDVISAKPRPFWVAGRPESSGQTLEVHHPYDGTDVATVSVPDADQVERAIAAAAAVVKEFRSTPAHVRAAALDHVSRTLAERSEEIAETITAENGKPLKWAEIEVARAVSTFRFAAEEARRFVGDLQRLDTDANGEGRLGLIRRRPRGPVLAVAPFNFPLNLVAHKVAPALAVGSPVIINPASATPLSALLLGEILAETDLPAGAFSVLPVRGSEMSALVEDPRLPVISFTGSTKVGWGIMRSAPRKHVVMELGSNSAAIICPDWTDLDHAAKRIALFGNYQGGQSCIAVQRVIVHRDLADAFVPKLVDAVSGLRTGDPHDPEVEVGPVIDEDNAARVTDWIAEAVSAGGRVLTGGNRKGTTIEPTVLIDVPATAKVSCEEVFGPVLVVSVVNSVDEAFELANGTEYGLQAGVFTSDLRVAFRAAAELEVGGVVIGDVPSYRADQMPYGGVKGSGTGREGVRSAMDDYTEDQTMVLSGIDL; encoded by the coding sequence ATGACCACGCGCGACATCACAGACGACGATGACGGGGATGTCATCTCGGCCAAGCCGCGCCCGTTCTGGGTGGCGGGCAGGCCGGAGAGCAGCGGACAGACCCTCGAGGTGCACCACCCGTACGACGGCACCGACGTGGCGACGGTGTCCGTGCCGGACGCCGACCAGGTCGAGCGCGCGATCGCGGCGGCGGCGGCCGTGGTGAAGGAATTCCGGTCCACCCCGGCGCATGTGCGCGCCGCCGCGCTGGACCACGTGTCCCGGACGCTGGCCGAGCGGTCGGAGGAGATCGCCGAGACGATCACCGCGGAGAACGGCAAGCCGCTGAAGTGGGCGGAGATCGAGGTCGCGCGGGCGGTGTCGACGTTCCGCTTCGCCGCGGAGGAGGCGCGCCGGTTCGTCGGCGACCTGCAGCGACTCGACACCGACGCGAACGGCGAGGGCAGGCTGGGCCTGATCCGGCGGCGGCCGCGCGGGCCGGTGCTGGCGGTGGCGCCGTTCAACTTCCCGCTGAACCTGGTCGCGCACAAGGTCGCGCCCGCGTTGGCCGTCGGCTCGCCGGTGATCATCAATCCCGCGTCGGCGACGCCGCTGTCGGCTCTGCTGCTCGGGGAGATCCTGGCGGAGACGGATCTGCCCGCCGGGGCGTTCTCCGTGCTGCCGGTTCGCGGGTCGGAGATGTCGGCGCTGGTGGAGGACCCGCGGCTGCCGGTGATCTCGTTCACCGGGTCGACCAAGGTCGGCTGGGGAATCATGCGGTCGGCGCCGCGCAAGCACGTGGTGATGGAGTTGGGGAGCAACAGCGCGGCGATCATCTGCCCGGACTGGACCGACCTCGACCACGCGGCGAAGCGGATCGCGCTGTTCGGCAACTACCAGGGCGGGCAGTCGTGCATCGCGGTGCAGCGGGTGATCGTGCACCGGGACCTGGCCGACGCCTTCGTGCCCAAGCTCGTCGACGCCGTGTCCGGGCTGCGCACCGGGGACCCGCACGACCCGGAGGTCGAGGTCGGGCCGGTCATCGACGAGGACAACGCCGCGCGGGTCACCGACTGGATCGCCGAGGCCGTCTCGGCGGGCGGCCGGGTGCTGACCGGCGGCAACCGCAAGGGGACGACGATCGAGCCGACAGTGCTGATCGATGTGCCTGCCACGGCCAAGGTGAGCTGCGAAGAGGTGTTCGGGCCGGTGCTGGTGGTGTCGGTCGTGAACTCGGTGGACGAGGCGTTCGAGTTGGCCAACGGCACGGAGTACGGGCTGCAGGCGGGCGTGTTCACGTCCGACCTGCGGGTGGCGTTCCGGGCGGCGGCGGAGCTTGAGGTGGGCGGCGTGGTCATCGGCGACGTGCCGTCCTACCGGGCCGACCAGATGCCGTACGGCGGGGTCAAGGGCTCCGGCACCGGGCGCGAAGGCGTGCGGTCGGCGATGGACGACTACACCGAGGACCAGACGATGGTGCTGTCCGGGATTGATCTTTAG